A region of the Betaproteobacteria bacterium genome:
GCGCAGCTTGCCGAGCATCACGAAGGCGACGAACGCGATCACGTACATGAGGCCGTACCAGCGCACGGCGACGGGACCGAGGCTGAAGATGACGGGGTCGAACTGGGGGTGGGTGAGCACGGGGGGTTCCGTTCAGGCGAAGTCGTAGAGGCGCGCCGCATTATCCCAGAGGATCGCGTGGCATCGCTGCGCACCGACCCAACGGTCCAGCGATTCGCGAAGCCGGCCATAGTCGCTCTCGTGCTCATGGCGGGTCCACGGCCAGTCGCTTCCCCACACCAGATGCTCCTCGCCCACGGTGTCGATCCACCGCCGCGCGAGGCCTGCGGGATCGGCGCCGCCGAGGCGGTAAGGTCCGGAGAGCTTTACCCAGACGGGGCGCGATCGCGCGAGCGCGGCGACAGCGGCGAAGGTCGCCTCCACGGTCGCGGGCGTGACTCCCGGATTGCCGAAATGGTCGAAAACCACGGCGACGGGCGTGCCCTCGAAGGCTGACGCGATTTCGGGAAGCCGCCCCGCGTCCACAAAGGATTCCGCATGCCAGCCGAGGTCGTGAACGCGTGCGAACAGGGCTTTCCAAGCCGGCGCCGTGAACGCCGCGTAGTCGTCCACTCTCGCGAGGTTGAGCCGGATCGCGCGCACGCCGCCTGCGTGCAGCTTCGCAAGCGCGCCGTCATCGAAACCCGGATCGACGACCGCCACGGCTCGAAGGTGGCGCGGGTCCATTGCCACGGCCGCGAGCGTCTCGGCGTTGTCCGTGCCGAAAAAACTCGGCTGCACCACGACGCCGTGCGTGATGCCCGCATCCGCCCAGCGCGAGCGCCAGTCCGCGAGCCTCGCTTCGTAGGATGGGCGATAGCGCGAGCCGGCCACCGCGGGGGCGGTCGCGGAGAACACGTGCGCGTGGGTATCGATGCCTTGCAAGGGTTTCGCCGGATGCCCTTCAAACTCGCTGGATCGGGATTCCGTACTGCGCCACCTGCTCGTCCGTGGTCAACAGCAGCAGCCCCTCGACGCGAGCCTGCGCGACGAGCAGGCGATCGAACGGGTCGCCATGGAGCATGGGCAGGTAGGCCACCTGCATCGCATGGCGACCCCGCACGGGAAGCTCCTCGTAGCCGTTGGCCAGGAGTCCGTGCAGCAGCTGGGCCGCGTCCGCCTGGAAATCGTCCCGTCCGAGGCTGCTCTTGATCGCGACCTCCCAAATGCTCGCTGCGCTGAAGGCGAGCGCGTTGCGCTCGTCGGAGATCAGGCTGCGCGCCTTTCGCGAGAGCCGGCGTGGCTCGCCGGCCGCCCACAACAGCAAATGAGTATCGAGCAGCAGCTTCACCGGGGCTTCGCGCCGAAAAGCCGCTCGATTTCCGCCTGGCCCATGCGGTCGAAATCTTCCGGAACCTTCACCTGCCCTTCCAGGAATCCGAGCCGCCCGGGCTTCCCGTTCGCCCGGGCCTCCAGCGCGATCACTTTCACCAGGGGCTTGCCCGCCTTTGCGATGATGAAGGGCTCCCCCTTCGTCACCCCATCGATCAGGCGGGACAGGTGGGTCTTCGCTTCGTGGATGTTCACGGTC
Encoded here:
- a CDS encoding amidohydrolase family protein; this translates as MQGIDTHAHVFSATAPAVAGSRYRPSYEARLADWRSRWADAGITHGVVVQPSFFGTDNAETLAAVAMDPRHLRAVAVVDPGFDDGALAKLHAGGVRAIRLNLARVDDYAAFTAPAWKALFARVHDLGWHAESFVDAGRLPEIASAFEGTPVAVVFDHFGNPGVTPATVEATFAAVAALARSRPVWVKLSGPYRLGGADPAGLARRWIDTVGEEHLVWGSDWPWTRHEHESDYGRLRESLDRWVGAQRCHAILWDNAARLYDFA
- a CDS encoding type II toxin-antitoxin system VapC family toxin codes for the protein MKLLLDTHLLLWAAGEPRRLSRKARSLISDERNALAFSAASIWEVAIKSSLGRDDFQADAAQLLHGLLANGYEELPVRGRHAMQVAYLPMLHGDPFDRLLVAQARVEGLLLLTTDEQVAQYGIPIQRV
- a CDS encoding type II toxin-antitoxin system Phd/YefM family antitoxin, yielding MKTVNIHEAKTHLSRLIDGVTKGEPFIIAKAGKPLVKVIALEARANGKPGRLGFLEGQVKVPEDFDRMGQAEIERLFGAKPR